The sequence GGTTCAGCTGCAGCGCGTAGTCCTCGGCCATGCCCGACTCCATGCCGCCCGACGCGTTGAGCACGAGCACGTCGAGCCCTCCGAAGGCGCGCTCCACCTCGTCGAACATCGCCTGCACCGATGCCGCATCGGTGAGGTCGGCCCCGACCACGAGCACCTCGACGCCGAGCCCTCGCAGCTCGGTCGCGAGCTTCTCGGCCCGCGGCGCCTTGTTGCGGTAGTTGATCACGACGTTCGCGCCGGCCTCGGCGAGATAGCGGGCCGTGTCGGCGCCGATGCCGCGGGAGGAGCCGGTCACGAGCGCGGTCTTGCCGCTCAGCGAGCCGGGTTCGAGGGTCTGGGACATGTGTTCTGCTCCTGGGATGTCGGTGCCCGGCGACGCGTTTCGGGCCGCGGTCGAGCCTATCAACCGGGGTCGTCGCCGACCGGTGTAGGGTGCCAATCAGACGCGACGAAGGGATGGCGATGCTGCCCGATCTGACCCAGTACATGTGGATCGCGTGGCTGGTTCTCGCGCTGGTCTTCATCATCATCGAACTGCTCACGCTCGAGTTCACCTTCCTGATGCTCGCCGCCGGCGCCCTGATCGGCGGACTCGGCGTGAACCTGCTCGGTGGCCCCTGGTGGCTGCAGATCGGCGTCGCCGCCGCCCTGTCGGCCGTCCTGCTGTTCACGATCCGGCCACTGTTGCTGCGGCTTCTGCACCGCGAGGAACCGGATGCCCGCACCAACGTCGACGCGCTCTACGGCATGGGCGGCCGCGTGGTGCAGACGTTCGTCGACGGCGACGGCTCGGTCAAGCTCGACAACGGCGAGACCTGGACCGCCCGCCTGGCGGCCTCGTCGCCGACCGCGATCGACGTCGGCGCCAGGGTGACGGTGCTCGCGGTGCACGGCGCCACCGTCGAGGTCACCGCGGCCGCCGCCGCCACCCCCGAGGAAAGGACTTCCGACAATGGTTGACGTGGGCGCATTCATCGGCCAGATCTTCGTGGTCGTGCTGCTGATCGTTCTGGCGATCTTCGTGATCGTCGTGATCTTCCGATCGATCCGCATCATTCCGCAGGCGTATGCCGGCGTGGTGGAGCGACTCGGGCGGTACCAGCGGACCCTTCAGCCCGGGCTGAACCTGCTCGTCCCGTTCATCGATCGGCTTCGTCCGCTCGTCGACATGCGCGAACAGGTGGTGTCGTTCCCACCGCAGCCGGTCATCACCGAAGACAACCTCGTCGTCTCGATCGACACCGTGGTGTACTTCCAGGTCACCGACGCACGGGCGGCGACGTATGAGATCGCCAACTATCTCAGCGCGGTCGAGCAGCTCACCACGACCACCCTGCGAAACGTCGTCGGCGGCCTGAACCTCGAAGAGGCGCTGACCAGCCGCGACAACATCAACGGGCAGCTCCGGGTCGTCCTCGACGAGGCCACCGGCAAGTGGGGTCTGCGCGTCTCGCGCGTCGAGCTGAAGGCGATCGACCCGCCGCATTCGATCCAGGACTCCATGGAGAAGCAGATGCGCGCCGAGCGCGACCGCCGTGCCGCGATCCTGACGGCAGAGGGCTCCAAGCAGTCGCAGATCCTCGAAGCCGAGGGGCGCCGCCAGGCCGAGATCCTACGTGCCGAGGGCGACAAGCAGGCGGCTGTGCTGCGCGCGCAGGGCGAGGCCGAGGCCATCGAGATGGTCTTCAGCGCGATCCATGTCGGCGATCCCGACGACAAGCTGCTCGCCTACCAGTACCTGCAGACGCTGCCGAAGATCGCCGAGAGCGCCTCGAGCAAGATGTGGATCATCCCGAGCGAGTTCACCGAGGCGCTCAAAGGCATCGGCGACGCGTTCGGCGGCCGCGCCGCCGCCGGCCCGCGGCGGGAGGCGGACGCCCGCCCGACGTGGGAGTCGACCGGCGGGAAGACCGCCGAGGAGGCGGTCGCCGCCGCACGTGCAGCGGCGTCCGCCGCCGACGAGATCGCCAACGAGGCGATGGCCGCGCGGACCGACGCGCCCCGTTCCGACCAGCGCTGAGTCGCATGCATCCGTGGTTCCAGGGCGCTGCCCTGCCCCGCGTGCTGGCCCATCGCGGGCTCGTGGCGCCTGCCGACGCCGCCGACGGCGTCGTCGAGAACTCCTTCGCCGCCGTCGCCGCCGCACACGCCGCCGGAGCACGCTACGTCGAATCCGACTGCCACCTCACAGCGGACGGCGTGGTCGTTCTGTTCCACGACGCCGACCTCGCGCGCGTCACCGGCGATCCGCGCAAGGTCGCCGACGTGACGGCGCGCGAGCTCGAGCAGCTCATGTCGGAACGAGGCGGGCTCATCACCCTCGCGCAGGCGCTCGACGCGTTCCCCACCGTGCGCTTCAACCTGGACGTGAAGGCGGCGGATGCCGCGACCGCCGTCGGCGCCGAGGTCGCGGCACACGGCGACCGCGTGCTCGTGACGAGCTTCTCGGACGCGAGACGGCGTGCCGCGCTGCTCGCCGCGCAGGCGGCAGGCCGCGGCATCCGTCCGGCGACCTCCGCCGGAAGCGGTACGGTCGCCCGGGTGCTGGCTGCAGTCTCGTCCCGCTCGGACCGCCTGATCGCCCGCGCGCTGGCAGGAGTCGACGCGCTGCAGGTGCCGGAGCGGCAGGGCCGCCTGCGGCTGGTGACGCCGCGATTCATCGCCGCCGCCCACCGGCACGGCGTCGAGGTGCACGTGTGGACCGTCAACGAGCCCGACCATATGCGCCGGCTCGTCGCGATGGGCGTCGACGGCATCGTCACCGACCGCACCGACATCGCGCTGAAGACGTTAGCCTGAGAGGACCCGAGAACAGCGCGGACATCGTTCGCGCACCCGCTGTGCATCCACTGTGAAATCCTGAGCAACCCCGTCCGTTCGGATGATCCGCTCAGGTCTCACCGTTATACCTGTACAGCGACGAGAGGACCACAAAATGGCAGACCGCAGTCTGCGCGGCATCCGACTCGGCGCCCAGAGCCTACAGAGCGAAGAGGGCGTCGTGTTCCATGAGCGCGCACAGCATACCTACACGTGCACGTCCTGCGGACGTGACACCACCCTGACCTTCGCGGCCGATGCCGAGGTTCCCCCGGCCTGGGAGTGCCGCACGTGCGGCGCCGAGGCGCTGCTCCGCGTCGGTGAGGGCACCGCCACCGTCGACCACTCCGGCGACAAGACCCCCCGCAGCCACT comes from Microbacterium cremeum and encodes:
- a CDS encoding NfeD family protein; protein product: MLPDLTQYMWIAWLVLALVFIIIELLTLEFTFLMLAAGALIGGLGVNLLGGPWWLQIGVAAALSAVLLFTIRPLLLRLLHREEPDARTNVDALYGMGGRVVQTFVDGDGSVKLDNGETWTARLAASSPTAIDVGARVTVLAVHGATVEVTAAAAATPEERTSDNG
- a CDS encoding SPFH domain-containing protein, with product MVDVGAFIGQIFVVVLLIVLAIFVIVVIFRSIRIIPQAYAGVVERLGRYQRTLQPGLNLLVPFIDRLRPLVDMREQVVSFPPQPVITEDNLVVSIDTVVYFQVTDARAATYEIANYLSAVEQLTTTTLRNVVGGLNLEEALTSRDNINGQLRVVLDEATGKWGLRVSRVELKAIDPPHSIQDSMEKQMRAERDRRAAILTAEGSKQSQILEAEGRRQAEILRAEGDKQAAVLRAQGEAEAIEMVFSAIHVGDPDDKLLAYQYLQTLPKIAESASSKMWIIPSEFTEALKGIGDAFGGRAAAGPRREADARPTWESTGGKTAEEAVAAARAAASAADEIANEAMAARTDAPRSDQR
- a CDS encoding glycerophosphodiester phosphodiesterase family protein, whose translation is MHPWFQGAALPRVLAHRGLVAPADAADGVVENSFAAVAAAHAAGARYVESDCHLTADGVVVLFHDADLARVTGDPRKVADVTARELEQLMSERGGLITLAQALDAFPTVRFNLDVKAADAATAVGAEVAAHGDRVLVTSFSDARRRAALLAAQAAGRGIRPATSAGSGTVARVLAAVSSRSDRLIARALAGVDALQVPERQGRLRLVTPRFIAAAHRHGVEVHVWTVNEPDHMRRLVAMGVDGIVTDRTDIALKTLA
- a CDS encoding RNA polymerase-binding protein RbpA, coding for MADRSLRGIRLGAQSLQSEEGVVFHERAQHTYTCTSCGRDTTLTFAADAEVPPAWECRTCGAEALLRVGEGTATVDHSGDKTPRSHWDMLLERRSIPELEELLEERLAYVRARRGAGEDMTVDKLSA